ACAGTAGTGAGAACGGGGACCAGAAGGGCCTCATCGTATACTCTTATACTGGAGGAACGTTGGAAAAAATATATGCAACGGGCTATACGGACTTCGTTGTAGACGATTTTAACCATAAGAAGATGGATTTGAACGGGGACAATCTGAATGACTTGACGATTATCTTGCTCCGTCGTAATGAATTTTTTACCGTGAAAACATTCCAGTTCAGCGGAGGGACCTTTAAGGAGATCGGGTCGTTGGAATTGGACAGTCAGGCTTTAGGCGTCTACAATGTCGTCGCTGGTAAGGTAGCCCAAGGTAGGCAAGGGATCATTATTGATACAAAGATTGCCGAGACAACTACGGTTTCCAATGTTATCGTGATGGATCACGGCAAACTCAGAAAGCTCAATCTTATGGATGTTACCTTTAAGGATGCTACCATCGCCAGTGGTGATGTGGATGGTGACGGTATTCTCGAATTTGGGAATTTAGAGAAGCCTAAAGGTTGGAGCAACAGGCCGCTGGATGAAGTTCCTTATTTTGTATCGTTCTATCAGTGGGATGGGGCCAAAGGGACGATTTTCAAGCAGCAACAGTATCGTGATTCTAATGAACAGGTCTACTTCAGACTGCCGAAAGAGCTGCATGGCAAGGTGACTATTGATCCGAAGGTTTCCAGGAAAGACAGCTATTTGCGGTTTATTCTGGATGATACAGACAAAACAATAGCGGAAATTAAATTTTTCTCATTGTCACAATGGGAGCGAAACAATGAAGGCTATAGCCAATTGTGGCGAACGAACGCACAGGTAATTGGCATTAAGCGATCCAGCGAGCTGGAACCACGTAAAACCATTAAAAACAAGATGGGGGAAAGGCAGGTAGAATAGAGTGAGTAAAGTTTTAATCATGGAAGATGAGGAATCGATCCGTAGCTTTATCGTTATTAACTTGAAACGTAACGGTTTTGAGGTGCTGGAGGCAGCAGATGGGCATGAGGCTCTGAATATTTTGAACACGGTGCGGGATATTGATATCGCGCTGCTTGACGTGATGGTGCCTGGGATGGATGGTTTTGAGGTTTGTCGGAGAATTCGGGAAACGAATGAGCGTATTGGCATTATCTTTCTGACAGCCAAGGTACAGGAACAGGATAAGGTGTATGCCTTGTCTGTAGGGGCTGATGATCATGTGAGCAAGCCTTTCAGCCCGACAGAGCTGATTGCACGTATCCAATCGTTATTGCGTCGGGTAAATGTACATCGTGAAACAGCAGCCAAGGTGTCTTTCCAATCCGGTCCGTTCACGCTGGATTTGATAGCTAAGCAATTTAAGAAAAACGGACAGCTGATCGAACTGACACCGACAGAGTTTTCGCTGATTCAGTTTTTTCTGGAGAAAGAAAATACGCCGCTTAGCCGAGATGTGCTACTTGACCACGTATGGGGCAAGGAATATATGGGCGATCCGAAAATTGTAGATGTGAATATCCGACGTCTGCGGCAGAAAATTGAAAACAATCCATCCGAGCCGGCTTTCTTACAAACCGTGTGGGGACATGGATATAAATGGAAAGGTCAGTCTCAATGATCAAAAAGGGGATTCGCCGACAGATTGTGCTTCACTATTTTTTCGTAGTGTTCTTGGCGCTTCTGTTAGTAGAAGTCATTTTTATGTTTGCACTCCGGTCGTATTATTACGACTCCATTTACAAACACATCGAAAGCCGTATCGAATCGGTAAGTGAATTTGCATCCAAATTCAAAGAGCCAGAACAGTCTTTACAATCGTATTTGTTGAATACATTTTCTCTGCCCTTCACTGAATTACAATTGCTTGATGAACAGGGAAATGTAATTGATAACTCGACAAATTTTGCTGCGGATCTAAGTGTGCAAACCAGTGATGTGACACAAGCCTTAGCTGGAGATACGGGCAAATGGATTGGAAAGCAACCCGGCACGGGACAGCAGGTGATGGCGGTATCTCAGAAACTGGACAATATCGTCGGAGATCAGGTGTATATTATCCGGTATACGACTTCGTTGGAATTAGTAAATGATAAATTATTCATCATTACATTATTTTCGGTGGGAATCATGGCAGCTGTACTGATTATTGTATTTATAGTAAGCACAGGGCTTGCCAATTCCATTGTCAGACCGATTAACAATATTCGCGATGTATCTGCTCAGATGGCGCAGGGACG
This window of the Paenibacillus polymyxa genome carries:
- a CDS encoding response regulator transcription factor, producing MSKVLIMEDEESIRSFIVINLKRNGFEVLEAADGHEALNILNTVRDIDIALLDVMVPGMDGFEVCRRIRETNERIGIIFLTAKVQEQDKVYALSVGADDHVSKPFSPTELIARIQSLLRRVNVHRETAAKVSFQSGPFTLDLIAKQFKKNGQLIELTPTEFSLIQFFLEKENTPLSRDVLLDHVWGKEYMGDPKIVDVNIRRLRQKIENNPSEPAFLQTVWGHGYKWKGQSQ